A single window of Candidatus Limnocylindrales bacterium DNA harbors:
- a CDS encoding aspartate kinase — translation MALIVQKFGGTSVGNIERIKKVADRIIETKKQGHDVIVVVSAMSGETDKLLNMAYQITDTPDGRELDMLLATGEQVSIALLAMALQAKGQDARSFTGQQVRIITDSAHTKARIREIDSERIFRELNQGKVVVVAGFQGIDENGEITTLGRGGSDTTGVAIAAAIGADICEIYTDVDGVYTTDPHIVPEARKLSRISYDEMLEMASLGAKVLQIRSVAFAKKYNVPIHVRSSFKKEEGTLVIQEDSSMEDIVVTGIAHTKNEVKITIKGIPDRPGIAAKLFEAIARDNINVDMIIQNTSDNGLADISFTISKEDGKKALKLTEEIGKELGATKVLFDPNIAKVSAIGVGMRNHVGVAAKVFQALAKEGINILMISTSEIRISCVVEAKYGEQAVRALHDAFDLANKKAS, via the coding sequence ATGGCACTCATTGTTCAAAAATTTGGAGGGACTTCGGTCGGTAATATCGAACGAATTAAGAAGGTTGCAGATCGGATTATTGAAACCAAAAAGCAAGGACACGATGTCATTGTAGTGGTCTCAGCCATGAGTGGAGAGACCGATAAGCTTTTGAATATGGCCTATCAAATAACAGATACCCCGGATGGACGGGAACTGGATATGTTGCTGGCTACGGGAGAACAGGTTTCCATAGCTTTGCTGGCCATGGCTTTGCAGGCTAAAGGGCAGGACGCTCGTTCCTTTACCGGGCAGCAGGTCCGGATTATAACGGATAGCGCACATACCAAGGCTCGAATTCGGGAAATCGACTCTGAACGCATCTTCCGGGAGCTCAATCAGGGTAAAGTGGTGGTGGTTGCTGGATTCCAGGGTATCGATGAAAACGGAGAAATTACAACCTTGGGACGTGGAGGCTCTGATACAACCGGCGTAGCGATTGCAGCAGCCATCGGTGCCGATATTTGTGAAATATACACCGATGTAGATGGAGTCTATACCACAGATCCCCATATTGTGCCTGAAGCCAGAAAACTCAGTCGAATCTCCTATGATGAAATGCTGGAAATGGCCAGCCTGGGAGCTAAAGTGTTACAAATCCGATCGGTAGCCTTTGCAAAAAAATATAACGTTCCTATCCATGTTCGCTCTAGCTTTAAGAAAGAGGAGGGAACCTTAGTCATTCAAGAGGACTCAAGTATGGAGGACATTGTTGTAACAGGGATTGCCCACACCAAAAACGAGGTAAAGATTACCATCAAAGGAATCCCGGACCGGCCGGGTATAGCCGCAAAGTTGTTTGAAGCAATTGCCAGGGATAATATCAATGTGGATATGATTATACAGAATACTAGTGATAACGGTTTGGCCGACATTTCTTTTACCATCTCAAAGGAGGATGGTAAAAAAGCTCTAAAGCTAACCGAGGAAATAGGGAAGGAACTGGGTGCCACGAAGGTTTTGTTCGATCCTAATATTGCTAAAGTATCTGCTATTGGCGTGGGTATGCGTAATCATGTGGGAGTTGCAGCAAAGGTATTTCAGGCCCTGGCTAAAGAAGGTATCAACATTTTAATGATCAGTACCTCTGAAATTCGAATTTCTTGTGTCGTAGAGGCAAAATACGGTGAACAGGCCGTTCGAGCCCTTCATGACGCCTTTGATCTGGCCAATAAAAAGGCTTCATAG
- a CDS encoding aspartate-semialdehyde dehydrogenase — MSAQGYHVAVVGATGAVGNEMIKILEERNFPVRTLRLFASSKSVGRKLEFKEEEIPVEELKEDSFKGIEIGLFSPGASVSKRFAPIAVKEGVVVIDNTSAFRMDPEVPLVVPEVNPQAALRHRGLIANPNCSTIQMVVALKPIHDRAKIKRIVVSTYQSVSGTGKKGMDELLEQTKALLNFREIVCKVYPHQIAFNCLPHIDEFLEDGYSKEEWKMINETKKIMEDDSIRVTATTVRVPVFHCHSESVNIETEKKLTAQEVRDILSKAPGVVVYDNPKQREYPLAIDVAGRDEVYVGRIREDKTIPNGLNMWIVADNLRKGAALNAIQIAELLIREGKL; from the coding sequence ATGAGCGCGCAAGGTTACCATGTTGCGGTGGTTGGTGCCACCGGTGCCGTTGGAAACGAGATGATTAAGATCCTGGAAGAGCGAAACTTTCCGGTTCGGACTTTAAGGTTATTTGCATCCAGTAAATCTGTAGGAAGAAAGCTAGAATTCAAAGAGGAAGAAATTCCGGTGGAAGAGCTTAAAGAAGATTCCTTTAAAGGTATCGAAATAGGTCTCTTTTCTCCGGGGGCCAGTGTGAGTAAACGATTTGCTCCCATTGCCGTAAAAGAGGGAGTGGTTGTCATCGACAATACCAGTGCCTTCCGAATGGATCCGGAGGTTCCTTTGGTGGTACCTGAAGTCAACCCTCAAGCCGCTCTGCGTCATCGTGGACTTATTGCAAACCCCAATTGCTCAACCATTCAAATGGTCGTTGCTTTGAAGCCGATCCATGATCGGGCTAAAATCAAAAGAATCGTGGTCTCGACTTATCAATCCGTTTCAGGTACCGGTAAAAAAGGAATGGATGAGTTATTAGAGCAGACTAAGGCCCTCTTAAACTTCAGAGAGATTGTCTGTAAAGTCTACCCTCATCAAATTGCCTTCAATTGTCTTCCTCATATCGATGAGTTCCTGGAGGACGGTTACTCTAAAGAAGAATGGAAAATGATCAACGAAACCAAGAAGATTATGGAAGACGATTCAATCCGTGTCACGGCTACAACGGTTCGGGTTCCGGTCTTCCATTGTCATTCGGAGTCGGTCAATATAGAGACCGAAAAGAAGCTAACCGCACAGGAAGTCCGGGATATTCTCTCTAAAGCCCCCGGGGTTGTGGTCTATGATAATCCCAAACAGCGAGAGTATCCTCTGGCCATCGATGTGGCAGGTAGAGATGAGGTGTATGTAGGACGCATTCGAGAAGATAAGACGATTCCCAATGGGTTAAATATGTGGATTGTGGCGGATAATCTCCGCAAAGGGGCTGCACTCAACGCAATTCAAATTGCCGAACTGCTGATCCGAGAAGGAAAGTTGTAG
- a CDS encoding ATPase, T2SS/T4P/T4SS family: MEQEKKIRVGDIVREYNLITEDQLNLALKESKKTGKRLGEALISLGLVTEGQLNWALSHHLHIPLIENLDFNTLDLDLIRSIPREVLLTYRVLPLAILDDEMAVAMADPTDSKAIERLESITGRKVRPSIASASHISAVLSEFFAIPEQEYRLESREIQSSRVPRTHFDLKENFSGSSFLNFHLTQAISEDAEEIHIDPVEEALWVRYRVKGTLEHKSKESLAFHEPVLQQLRIMGKLPTLETSWQKAEVKVQFNDREFYLGISIFPTRRGEAVWIKILKEPPKPQENPLSPILTSATRKFSSRSNGLFLVTGSFLSERNFILSELMRQLESPARKIFVLEKNALLSLCEGVQVVSPLPKEPSDEKALEELLSLNPEVLVLAEPEIFWNFLTPVLWEAASSSTLIIGTLPYKDSGEALENLLQKIKPIFLDLTLRYVIAGNRFKRLCQECRESYIPSAEIRTFLNLDADTHLYHTKGCEKCNFTGVNGEVKLYELLEIDRGIFTGLQGTALTRIRKVILERIKNPIEKQALQKLKEGLLSKEEVILKVLN, from the coding sequence ATGGAGCAAGAAAAAAAAATAAGGGTCGGAGATATTGTGCGGGAATATAACCTCATAACCGAAGACCAATTAAATCTGGCCCTTAAAGAATCTAAAAAAACCGGAAAACGCTTAGGAGAAGCTCTGATCAGTCTGGGCCTGGTAACGGAAGGACAGCTTAACTGGGCTTTATCTCACCACCTCCATATCCCTCTTATAGAAAATTTAGACTTTAATACGCTGGATTTAGATTTAATTCGAAGTATTCCCCGGGAGGTTCTTCTCACCTACAGGGTTCTTCCCCTGGCAATTTTGGACGATGAAATGGCCGTAGCCATGGCAGACCCCACCGACTCAAAAGCTATAGAACGACTGGAAAGTATTACCGGGCGAAAGGTAAGACCTTCCATTGCTTCGGCCAGTCACATTTCGGCCGTTCTCTCCGAGTTTTTTGCCATTCCGGAACAAGAATACCGATTAGAATCCAGGGAGATTCAATCCTCAAGGGTTCCGCGGACCCATTTTGACCTGAAAGAAAACTTTTCCGGATCCTCTTTCCTGAACTTTCATCTGACCCAGGCCATTTCTGAAGATGCCGAGGAGATTCATATAGATCCCGTAGAAGAGGCTTTGTGGGTCAGATATAGAGTAAAAGGAACCTTAGAACATAAGTCTAAGGAATCTCTGGCATTTCACGAACCTGTCCTCCAGCAGTTACGGATTATGGGAAAGCTGCCTACCCTGGAGACTTCCTGGCAAAAAGCCGAGGTGAAGGTTCAGTTTAACGACCGGGAGTTCTACCTGGGTATTTCTATTTTTCCCACCCGACGGGGAGAGGCAGTCTGGATAAAAATCCTCAAAGAGCCTCCAAAGCCTCAAGAAAACCCGCTTTCTCCAATTCTGACCTCCGCCACGAGAAAATTTTCTTCCCGTTCCAACGGCTTATTCCTGGTTACCGGTTCCTTTCTTTCTGAAAGAAATTTTATTCTATCCGAATTGATGAGACAACTGGAATCTCCGGCCAGAAAGATCTTCGTTTTGGAAAAAAATGCGCTCCTTTCTCTCTGTGAAGGAGTCCAGGTGGTAAGCCCTCTGCCTAAGGAACCTTCAGATGAAAAAGCCTTGGAAGAACTTCTGAGTTTAAATCCAGAGGTTTTAGTCCTTGCAGAACCGGAGATTTTTTGGAATTTCCTCACCCCAGTCTTATGGGAGGCAGCCTCTTCCAGCACCTTAATTATCGGTACCCTCCCTTACAAAGATAGCGGGGAAGCCCTGGAGAATTTGTTACAAAAGATCAAGCCGATCTTTTTAGATCTGACGCTCCGATATGTCATAGCCGGAAACAGGTTTAAAAGGCTTTGCCAGGAGTGTCGGGAAAGTTACATCCCTTCCGCTGAGATACGAACTTTCCTAAATTTAGATGCAGACACCCATCTTTACCATACGAAGGGATGCGAGAAATGTAACTTTACGGGGGTCAATGGAGAAGTGAAGCTTTATGAACTTCTGGAGATAGATCGGGGAATTTTTACCGGCCTTCAGGGTACCGCCTTAACCCGTATACGGAAAGTTATCTTAGAGCGTATAAAAAATCCCATTGAGAAACAAGCCCTACAAAAACTGAAGGAAGGCCTGCTGTCCAAGGAAGAAGTTATTCTCAAGGTTCTTAACTAA
- a CDS encoding type IV pilus twitching motility protein PilT, with translation MDISELLLFAEKQGASDLHISAGEPPMLRIHGDIKKINLPPLSKEEVHKMLYDVMGDSQRKIFEERHELDFSIELADIARFRVNVFMQRRGEAAVFRSIPTKILSFEQLGLPEVCKKICENDRGLVLVTGPTGSGKSTTLAAMIDYINETEHGHILTIEDPIEFIHKSKNCLINQRELGPHTHSFANALRSALREDPDVILVGEMRDLETISLALTAAETGHLVFATLHTSSAPKTVDRIIDVFPADEQAQVRAMLSESLRAVISQTLLKRADGRGRVAALEILIGVPAIRNLIREAKVHQMPSIMQTGQQYGMQTLDQVLKDLVMKRIITKEEALSRTTNPDLFEDAKNIKPVARPGTPTGSGSTTGGIKR, from the coding sequence ATGGATATCTCTGAATTGTTATTATTTGCTGAGAAACAAGGCGCTTCAGATTTACATATCAGTGCAGGTGAACCCCCTATGCTTCGAATTCATGGGGATATTAAGAAGATCAATCTCCCCCCTCTCAGTAAAGAAGAAGTTCATAAGATGCTCTACGACGTTATGGGTGACAGTCAGCGTAAGATATTTGAGGAAAGACACGAACTGGACTTTTCCATAGAGCTGGCAGATATAGCCCGATTCCGGGTGAATGTGTTTATGCAGAGACGGGGAGAGGCGGCTGTTTTTCGGTCTATTCCTACCAAGATTCTTTCCTTTGAGCAGTTGGGTTTACCGGAAGTATGCAAGAAAATTTGTGAGAACGATCGGGGATTGGTTCTGGTTACCGGACCTACCGGAAGCGGTAAATCGACCACCCTGGCTGCCATGATCGACTACATTAACGAAACCGAGCACGGGCATATCCTGACCATCGAGGATCCCATTGAGTTTATTCATAAATCCAAAAACTGTTTGATCAATCAAAGGGAGTTGGGTCCTCATACCCATAGCTTTGCCAACGCTCTAAGAAGTGCCTTGCGGGAAGACCCCGATGTCATTCTGGTGGGAGAGATGCGAGATCTCGAGACGATCAGTCTGGCTCTCACGGCAGCCGAAACAGGTCATCTGGTCTTTGCAACCCTTCATACCAGCAGTGCGCCTAAAACCGTGGATCGTATTATCGACGTTTTTCCCGCCGATGAACAGGCCCAAGTTCGGGCCATGCTGTCGGAATCCTTAAGGGCGGTCATCTCCCAGACCCTATTGAAAAGGGCCGACGGCAGAGGAAGGGTTGCCGCGCTGGAAATCCTCATTGGAGTTCCGGCTATTCGCAACCTGATTCGAGAGGCTAAAGTTCACCAGATGCCCTCCATCATGCAGACCGGTCAACAATATGGTATGCAGACCCTGGACCAGGTTTTGAAAGATTTGGTCATGAAACGCATCATTACCAAGGAAGAAGCCTTGAGCCGAACAACCAATCCCGATCTGTTTGAAGATGCAAAGAATATAAAACCTGTTGCAAGACCCGGTACTCCAACTGGAAGTGGAAGTACGACCGGAGGTATAAAAAGATAA
- a CDS encoding PilT/PilU family type 4a pilus ATPase, with protein MTVKDLLKFMVQQDASDLYLTVDAPPVYRIQGVTRPAGTQKLLPEHTEQLAYSVMNKRQQEIFEKEYEMNLALYYPDLGRFRVNIFRQRNCVGLVIRQIKMEIKTIDDLQLPAVLKNIAMAKRGLVLVVGATGSGKSTTLAAMIDYRNSNSPGHIVTIEDPVEYIHPHKKSLVTQREVGTDTLSFAHALKNTLRQAPDVILVGEIRDVETMEAAVAFAETGHLCMGTLHANNANQAIERIMNFFPAERHPQIYLQLALNLRAIISQRLVPTVDGKRTAAVEILLGTPRVQDLIQKGEVDILKEAMEQSVQEGMQSFDHALYILYKQGRIRYEDALANADSANNLRLKIKLEEVGQGASKEEVLKSTQGLKIQEDDPKSSGRLLIPRPPKK; from the coding sequence ATGACGGTAAAAGACCTGCTCAAATTCATGGTTCAGCAAGATGCATCGGATCTCTATCTCACGGTGGATGCACCCCCTGTGTATCGAATTCAGGGAGTTACAAGACCTGCCGGCACGCAGAAATTGCTCCCCGAGCATACGGAACAGCTTGCCTACTCGGTCATGAATAAGCGCCAGCAAGAAATCTTTGAAAAGGAATATGAAATGAATCTAGCCCTCTACTACCCGGATCTGGGTCGGTTCCGGGTGAATATATTTCGCCAAAGGAACTGTGTGGGTCTGGTGATCCGGCAGATCAAAATGGAGATTAAAACCATTGATGATCTCCAGCTACCTGCTGTTCTTAAAAATATTGCCATGGCCAAACGAGGGTTGGTCCTGGTCGTAGGGGCTACAGGCTCCGGAAAGTCCACCACCCTGGCTGCCATGATCGATTATCGTAACTCCAATTCCCCGGGTCATATTGTGACCATAGAAGATCCAGTTGAGTACATACACCCCCATAAAAAATCCCTCGTAACCCAACGAGAAGTAGGTACCGATACCCTTTCCTTTGCCCACGCCTTGAAAAATACACTACGACAGGCACCCGACGTGATTCTGGTTGGAGAGATCCGAGATGTGGAAACCATGGAAGCCGCCGTGGCTTTTGCAGAAACCGGACATCTCTGTATGGGAACCCTTCATGCTAACAATGCCAACCAGGCCATTGAGAGAATCATGAATTTCTTCCCTGCCGAACGCCATCCCCAAATTTACCTGCAACTGGCCTTGAATTTACGTGCGATTATCTCCCAAAGATTAGTCCCAACCGTAGATGGAAAACGAACCGCTGCGGTGGAAATTTTGTTGGGAACCCCAAGGGTCCAGGATTTGATCCAAAAAGGGGAAGTCGACATCCTTAAAGAAGCCATGGAACAAAGTGTTCAGGAGGGAATGCAGAGCTTTGATCATGCATTATATATTCTTTATAAACAGGGCCGTATTCGCTATGAAGATGCCCTTGCGAATGCAGATAGCGCTAACAATCTTCGGCTAAAAATCAAGCTGGAAGAGGTCGGCCAGGGGGCCAGTAAAGAAGAAGTACTCAAGTCGACTCAAGGCCTAAAGATCCAGGAAGATGATCCCAAATCCTCCGGTCGGCTGCTGATCCCACGCCCTCCAAAGAAGTAA
- a CDS encoding glucose 1-dehydrogenase, producing MLEDLFGLEGKVSLVTGAGRGIGKAAAIGLAEAGSQVVLVSRSRNELEEVAREVRNLGRKALVLPADLLQFDKIPELVTRTVEEFGRLDILVNNAGTNLKRPTVEVPWEDFDKIIGLNLKAAFILSQAAIKHMLKQGSGKIINVTSMTAAIGIPTSAIYCSSKGGLQQLTKSLAVELAPKNIQVNAIAPGMIETELAKPILARPEFRNWVMPKIPMGRLGVPDDLKGAFIFLASPASNYVTGHTLFVDGGWLAG from the coding sequence ATGCTTGAAGACCTGTTTGGATTAGAAGGAAAAGTAAGCCTGGTTACCGGAGCCGGTCGTGGAATCGGAAAAGCAGCAGCCATAGGACTTGCAGAAGCCGGTTCTCAGGTGGTTTTGGTAAGTCGTTCCCGGAATGAACTGGAAGAAGTGGCCCGGGAGGTTCGGAATCTGGGTCGAAAAGCCCTGGTACTTCCGGCGGATTTATTGCAATTTGATAAGATTCCAGAACTGGTAACCCGGACGGTTGAAGAGTTCGGACGATTAGATATTCTGGTCAACAACGCAGGAACCAACCTTAAGCGCCCCACCGTAGAAGTTCCCTGGGAAGACTTCGACAAGATTATCGGCTTGAATCTCAAAGCGGCCTTTATTCTCTCACAGGCTGCCATTAAACACATGTTGAAGCAGGGCAGTGGAAAGATCATCAATGTAACCTCCATGACTGCTGCTATCGGAATTCCAACCAGTGCCATCTATTGTTCCAGTAAAGGAGGACTTCAGCAGTTGACCAAATCTCTGGCGGTCGAGCTGGCTCCCAAGAACATTCAGGTAAATGCCATCGCTCCGGGTATGATTGAGACCGAATTAGCCAAACCCATCCTGGCCAGGCCGGAATTTCGGAACTGGGTCATGCCGAAAATTCCCATGGGGCGGTTGGGAGTACCCGATGATTTGAAAGGAGCCTTTATTTTCCTGGCAAGTCCGGCGTCCAATTACGTTACCGGACACACCCTCTTTGTAGACGGCGGCTGGCTGGCCGGATAG
- a CDS encoding SH3-like domain-containing protein — protein MTKFKPGDRVRIRTGSPPGHFRTPAYIQGKVGIIKTIHGLFGNPESLAYGGDGLPKQVLYQVCFDQTQVWEEYKGSSRDKLLIDIYEHWLEPV, from the coding sequence GTGACTAAATTTAAACCTGGAGATAGGGTTCGGATCAGAACAGGTTCTCCACCCGGGCATTTTCGTACCCCGGCCTATATTCAGGGTAAGGTGGGGATTATTAAAACAATCCATGGTTTGTTTGGGAATCCGGAATCCCTTGCATACGGAGGAGATGGATTGCCAAAACAGGTTCTCTATCAGGTTTGTTTTGATCAAACCCAGGTTTGGGAAGAGTATAAAGGATCTTCCCGAGACAAGCTTCTCATAGATATTTATGAACATTGGCTGGAACCGGTCTGA
- the nthA gene encoding nitrile hydratase subunit alpha: MHKDHPLEAHVPVQNEPELTYYEKRTYAIQALLIEKGIITADEVRRAVEDMDSRTPALGAKVVARAWVDPAFKARLLSDAKAAVAELGIEVSPLSVLVAVENTEKVHHVVVCTLCSCYPRSILGLPPDWYKSLNYRSRVVADPRGVLKEFGLELDPDVEVRVLDSTADMRYLVIPARPPGTENMSEEELAGLVTRDSMIGVAKARNPGEP, translated from the coding sequence ATGCACAAAGACCATCCTTTAGAAGCTCATGTGCCTGTTCAAAATGAGCCTGAACTCACCTATTACGAGAAGCGGACTTATGCTATTCAGGCTCTTTTGATTGAGAAAGGAATCATAACCGCGGATGAAGTTCGTCGGGCAGTTGAAGATATGGATTCACGGACCCCTGCTTTGGGAGCAAAGGTTGTAGCCCGAGCCTGGGTGGATCCGGCGTTTAAAGCACGTCTTTTGTCCGATGCGAAGGCGGCAGTGGCCGAACTGGGAATAGAGGTCAGTCCGCTAAGCGTTCTTGTTGCGGTTGAAAATACCGAAAAGGTTCATCACGTCGTGGTGTGCACCTTATGCTCCTGTTACCCCCGTTCTATCCTGGGTTTACCTCCAGACTGGTACAAGAGTTTGAACTACAGATCCAGGGTTGTAGCAGATCCACGGGGTGTCTTAAAGGAGTTTGGACTGGAACTGGACCCCGATGTAGAAGTACGGGTTCTGGATAGTACGGCGGATATGCGTTATCTGGTTATTCCGGCACGTCCACCTGGGACGGAAAACATGAGTGAAGAGGAACTTGCCGGTTTGGTCACCAGGGATAGTATGATCGGCGTCGCGAAAGCCCGCAATCCCGGCGAACCCTAG